In Duganella zoogloeoides, a single genomic region encodes these proteins:
- a CDS encoding 5'-methylthioadenosine/adenosylhomocysteine nucleosidase, with amino-acid sequence MRLGIISALAEEQQGLLEALQSPATRVHGMREYTTGKLWEIDAVCVLSRIGKVAAAMTAAILVEKFGVTHIVFTGVAGSGDAHVNVGDIVVADSLVQHDMDASPLFPRFEVPLTGLSRFATDVALTERLAAAAAKTTRVHRGLIASGDQFIGSLEQIVALKTVLPDLLAVEMEGAAVAQVCFELGIPFAVIRTISDNANDDAAVDFLHFIETVASRYAFEVIENFCKA; translated from the coding sequence ATGCGTCTTGGCATCATCAGTGCGTTGGCCGAAGAACAGCAGGGGCTGCTGGAAGCCCTCCAGAGCCCCGCCACGCGCGTTCACGGCATGCGTGAGTACACGACAGGGAAACTGTGGGAAATCGACGCTGTGTGCGTTCTGTCGCGAATTGGCAAGGTTGCCGCTGCCATGACAGCCGCGATCCTTGTGGAAAAGTTCGGTGTTACCCACATCGTCTTCACCGGCGTTGCCGGCAGCGGGGATGCGCACGTGAATGTCGGCGATATCGTGGTGGCCGACAGTCTGGTCCAGCACGATATGGATGCGTCACCGCTATTTCCCCGATTCGAGGTGCCATTGACCGGCCTGTCGCGCTTTGCCACCGACGTGGCTTTGACCGAACGGCTGGCGGCCGCTGCTGCCAAAACCACGCGCGTGCACCGTGGTTTGATTGCCAGCGGCGACCAGTTCATCGGCAGCCTGGAACAGATCGTCGCTTTAAAGACCGTCCTGCCCGACTTGCTGGCGGTGGAAATGGAAGGCGCGGCCGTGGCGCAAGTGTGTTTCGAGCTGGGCATACCGTTCGCGGTGATCCGCACCATTTCCGACAATGCCAACGACGATGCGGCCGTCGATTTCCTGCATTTCATCGAAACCGTGGCGTCGCGCTACGCATTCGAGGTGATCGAGAACTTCTGCAAGGCATAA
- the putA gene encoding trifunctional transcriptional regulator/proline dehydrogenase/L-glutamate gamma-semialdehyde dehydrogenase → MHAADPTVFTPFAALQAEILRDPISLRAAVTAAYRRDEITAVQWLLGQVANHDGASVEQARQLAHKLVSAVRQQRTRASGVDALMHEFSLSSEEGVALMCLAEALLRIPDNATADRLIADKISKGDWRRHLGESPSLFVNAATWGLLITGKLVSTNSETGLGSALTKLISKGGEPLIRKGVDLAMRMLGNQFVTGQTIGEAIKNGQANEARGYRYSYDMLGEAALTEADAKNYYASYETAIHAIGKASNGRGIRNGPGISVKLSALHPRYSRAQRARVMAELLPRVRALVLLAKQYDIGLNIDAEEADRLELSLDLMEALAHDPALAGFDGIGFVVQAYQKRCPFVIDYLVDLAHRSGRKFMVRLVKGAYWDAEIKRAQVDGMPGYPVYTRKVYTDVSYLACAQRLLAATSVIYPQFATHNAQTLATIYTWAKRDGVTDYEFQCLHGMGESLYDQVVGKDNLDKPCRIYAPVGTHETLLAYLVRRLLENGANSSFVSQIVDEAIPVDALIKDPVAQAREQGGLPHPAIALPLAMFGAERKNSAGFDLANEDVLRDIAAALAAPRSWHALPLLAGGVSAGQPILQITNPAQRADVVGQLVEATAADVESALIAANQYAMDWQTTEPAVRAAALERAADLFEANAMELMTLAIREAGKSLPNAIAELREAVDFLRYYAAEVAGATNPLALGPVTCISPWNFPLAIFTGQVAASLAAGNVVLAKPAEQTPLIAFRAVELLHEAGIPRAALQFLPGRGEVVGAALTADARVKGVIFTGSTEVAQLINRTLARRAALEHCDIPLIAETGGQNAMIVDSSALPEQVVQDAISSAFDSAGQRCSALRVLFLQEDIADKTIHMLKGAMQELNVGSPDRLVTDIGPVIDAEAQANLLAHINKLKGTAVNYFSLDLPSHVITAGTFVPPTVLEIRSLAELTHEVFGPVLHVIRYRRADLPKLVEQINASGFGLTLGVHSRIDETIDFITANAHVGNIYVNRNIVGAVVGVQPFGGEGKSGTGPKAGGPLYLKRLQRNAVAASAHQRQPAPALDALTAWANLHGQQRLAALIEQYGRTSMLGNLTTLPGPTGERNTLALLPRGAVLCAAGTQPALLNQLAAVLATGNTALVANEAASLLPTDLPAAVKDCIGRAGDGVEGPFQVALVESQLAAGLHPRLAAREGALASLIDTNAEDAIPLWRLLAERALCVNTTAAGGNASLMTLSV, encoded by the coding sequence ATGCACGCAGCAGACCCCACCGTTTTCACCCCTTTTGCAGCGCTCCAGGCGGAGATCCTGCGCGACCCGATCTCGCTGCGCGCCGCAGTGACGGCAGCCTACCGCCGCGATGAAATCACCGCCGTGCAGTGGCTGCTCGGCCAGGTCGCCAACCACGACGGCGCAAGTGTCGAACAGGCGCGCCAGCTGGCCCATAAACTGGTCAGCGCGGTGCGCCAGCAGCGTACCCGCGCCTCCGGTGTCGATGCGCTGATGCACGAGTTTTCGCTGTCGTCGGAAGAGGGTGTAGCGCTGATGTGCCTGGCTGAAGCACTGTTGCGTATTCCCGACAATGCCACCGCCGACCGCCTGATTGCCGACAAAATCAGCAAGGGCGACTGGCGCCGCCACCTGGGCGAGTCGCCATCGCTGTTCGTCAACGCCGCCACCTGGGGCTTGCTGATCACCGGCAAGCTGGTCTCCACCAACAGTGAAACCGGCCTCGGTTCGGCCCTGACCAAGCTGATTTCGAAAGGTGGCGAGCCGTTGATCCGCAAAGGCGTGGACCTGGCCATGCGCATGCTGGGCAACCAGTTCGTCACCGGCCAGACCATCGGCGAGGCGATCAAGAACGGCCAGGCCAACGAGGCGCGCGGCTACCGCTATTCGTACGACATGCTGGGCGAGGCGGCGCTGACCGAAGCGGACGCCAAAAATTACTACGCCTCGTACGAAACCGCGATCCACGCGATCGGCAAGGCCTCGAACGGCCGCGGCATCCGTAACGGCCCCGGCATCTCCGTGAAACTGTCGGCATTGCACCCGCGCTACAGCCGCGCCCAGCGCGCGCGCGTGATGGCCGAACTGCTGCCGCGCGTGCGCGCGCTGGTGCTGCTGGCCAAGCAATACGACATCGGCCTCAATATCGATGCGGAAGAGGCCGATCGCCTCGAGCTGTCGCTGGACCTGATGGAAGCGCTGGCCCACGATCCGGCGCTGGCCGGCTTCGACGGCATCGGCTTTGTCGTGCAGGCATACCAAAAACGCTGCCCGTTCGTGATCGACTACCTGGTGGACCTGGCCCACCGCAGCGGCCGCAAGTTCATGGTGCGGCTGGTCAAAGGCGCGTACTGGGACGCGGAAATCAAGCGCGCCCAGGTCGATGGCATGCCCGGCTACCCGGTCTATACGCGCAAGGTGTACACCGACGTGTCGTACCTGGCGTGCGCCCAGCGCCTGCTGGCCGCCACCAGCGTGATCTACCCGCAGTTCGCCACCCACAACGCCCAAACCCTGGCCACCATCTACACCTGGGCCAAGCGCGACGGCGTGACCGACTACGAATTCCAGTGCCTGCACGGCATGGGCGAGTCGCTGTACGACCAGGTGGTCGGCAAGGACAACCTCGACAAGCCGTGCCGCATCTATGCCCCGGTGGGCACCCACGAAACCTTGCTGGCCTACCTGGTGCGCCGCCTGCTGGAAAACGGCGCCAACTCGTCGTTCGTGAGCCAGATCGTCGATGAAGCGATACCCGTCGATGCGCTGATCAAGGACCCGGTGGCGCAGGCGCGCGAGCAGGGCGGCTTGCCGCACCCGGCGATTGCCCTGCCGCTGGCCATGTTTGGCGCCGAACGCAAGAACTCCGCCGGTTTCGACCTGGCCAACGAAGACGTGCTGCGCGACATCGCCGCCGCGCTGGCAGCGCCGCGTAGCTGGCACGCGCTGCCGCTGCTCGCTGGCGGCGTCTCGGCCGGCCAGCCGATCCTGCAGATCACCAACCCGGCCCAGCGCGCCGACGTGGTGGGCCAGCTGGTGGAAGCGACTGCCGCCGACGTGGAATCGGCGCTGATCGCCGCCAATCAGTACGCCATGGACTGGCAAACCACCGAACCGGCCGTGCGCGCTGCCGCCCTCGAGCGCGCTGCCGACCTGTTCGAAGCCAACGCCATGGAACTGATGACCCTGGCCATCCGCGAAGCGGGTAAATCGCTGCCCAACGCGATTGCCGAACTGCGTGAAGCGGTCGATTTCCTGCGCTATTACGCAGCCGAAGTGGCCGGCGCCACCAATCCGCTGGCGCTCGGTCCCGTTACCTGCATCAGCCCGTGGAACTTCCCGCTGGCGATTTTCACCGGCCAGGTGGCAGCGTCCCTGGCCGCCGGCAACGTGGTGCTGGCCAAGCCGGCCGAGCAAACCCCGCTGATCGCATTCCGCGCGGTGGAGTTGCTGCACGAAGCGGGCATCCCGCGCGCCGCGCTGCAATTTTTACCAGGCCGCGGCGAAGTGGTAGGCGCCGCACTGACAGCGGACGCGCGCGTAAAAGGGGTGATCTTCACCGGTTCGACCGAAGTGGCGCAGCTGATCAACCGCACCCTGGCCAGGCGTGCGGCGCTGGAACACTGCGACATCCCGCTGATCGCCGAGACCGGTGGCCAGAACGCCATGATCGTCGATTCGTCGGCCTTGCCGGAGCAGGTGGTGCAAGATGCGATCTCGTCGGCATTCGACAGCGCCGGCCAGCGCTGCTCGGCGCTGCGCGTGCTGTTCCTGCAGGAAGATATCGCCGACAAGACCATCCACATGCTCAAGGGCGCGATGCAGGAACTCAACGTCGGCAGCCCCGACCGACTGGTGACCGATATCGGCCCGGTGATCGATGCCGAGGCGCAAGCCAACCTGCTGGCGCACATCAACAAACTGAAAGGCACGGCGGTCAACTACTTCTCGCTCGATCTGCCGTCGCACGTGATCACGGCCGGCACCTTCGTGCCGCCGACGGTGCTGGAAATCCGCTCGCTGGCCGAACTCACGCACGAAGTATTTGGCCCGGTGCTGCACGTGATCCGCTACCGCCGCGCCGACCTGCCCAAGCTGGTCGAGCAGATCAACGCGTCCGGCTTCGGCCTGACCCTGGGCGTGCATTCGCGCATCGATGAAACCATCGACTTCATCACGGCCAATGCCCACGTCGGCAATATTTACGTGAACCGTAACATCGTCGGCGCCGTGGTCGGCGTGCAGCCGTTCGGCGGCGAGGGCAAATCGGGCACCGGCCCCAAGGCCGGCGGCCCGCTGTACCTGAAACGCCTGCAACGCAACGCGGTAGCCGCCAGCGCCCACCAGCGCCAGCCGGCGCCGGCGCTCGATGCGCTCACTGCCTGGGCCAACCTGCACGGCCAGCAGCGCCTGGCTGCGCTGATCGAGCAATACGGCCGCACCAGCATGCTGGGCAACCTCACCACGCTGCCGGGCCCTACCGGCGAGCGCAACACCCTGGCGCTGCTGCCACGCGGCGCCGTGCTGTGCGCAGCCGGCACCCAGCCAGCGCTGCTGAACCAGCTGGCGGCGGTGCTGGCCACCGGTAACACCGCGCTGGTCGCGAACGAAGCCGCCAGCCTGCTGCCGACCGACTTGCCGGCGGCCGTGAAAGACTGCATCGGCCGCGCTGGCGACGGCGTGGAGGGCCCGTTCCAGGTGGCGTTGGTGGAATCGCAGCTGGCGGCAGGCCTGCACCCGCGTTTGGCGGCCCGGGAAGGGGCCCTGGCAAGCCTGATCGACACCAATGCAGAGGATGCCATCCCGCTGTGGCGTTTGCTTGCTGAGCGGGCCCTGTGCGTGAATACGACAGCGGCGGGCGGCAATGCCAGCCTGATGACGCTGTCGGTATAG